In Gemmata obscuriglobus, a single genomic region encodes these proteins:
- the miaB gene encoding tRNA (N6-isopentenyl adenosine(37)-C2)-methylthiotransferase MiaB has protein sequence MQPMSQKVYIETVGCQMNVLDSELVIGALRKRGYDLTDDPAAADVLLFNTCSVREHAEDKTYSALGRVRLVKRDKPGAVIGVLGCMAQKDQDAIRKRAPYVDMVVGTGQLGAVPDLVDKVRATREPQLAVSLGRADGGRNEVEASFVSYDPARDPSMRPTPFQAYVRIQIGCDKFCTYCVVPSTRGPEQSRPPEHIWNEVRQLVDQGCKEVTLLGQTVNSYVYESGDTRTRLSDLIAGMHDVAGLERIKFVTNYPKDMTDDLLDAVRDLPKVVKYLHVPVQSGCDEVLKRMKRSYTAAYYMEMLARCRELVPGVSVSSDFIVGFCGETEESFQKSMELVREARFKNSFIFKYSERGGTKAAERYPDDVPEEVKKRRNNDLLAVQNENSRLDHRAQVGRVVEVLVEGPSRREQSNRERGATMQLTGRSMADHIVVFDGTERLIGETVKVTVTDASPFTLYGDVQLDEVVGTTGADPSRASRGVPPARPDRFSLPLV, from the coding sequence ATGCAACCAATGTCGCAAAAAGTCTACATCGAAACCGTCGGCTGCCAGATGAACGTGCTCGACAGCGAGCTGGTCATCGGCGCCCTCCGCAAGCGCGGGTACGACCTAACCGACGACCCCGCCGCCGCCGACGTGCTGCTCTTCAACACCTGCTCCGTCCGCGAGCACGCCGAGGACAAAACCTACTCCGCGCTCGGCCGCGTGCGGCTGGTGAAGCGCGACAAGCCGGGCGCCGTGATCGGCGTGCTGGGATGCATGGCGCAGAAGGACCAGGACGCGATCCGCAAACGCGCCCCCTACGTGGACATGGTCGTCGGGACGGGGCAACTCGGGGCCGTCCCCGATCTGGTGGACAAGGTCCGGGCGACCCGCGAGCCGCAACTGGCGGTCAGCCTCGGGCGCGCCGACGGCGGCCGGAACGAGGTGGAAGCGAGCTTCGTGAGCTACGACCCGGCCCGCGACCCGTCGATGCGCCCGACCCCGTTCCAGGCGTACGTGCGCATCCAGATCGGCTGCGACAAGTTCTGCACCTACTGCGTCGTCCCCTCGACGCGCGGCCCGGAGCAGAGCCGCCCGCCGGAGCACATCTGGAACGAGGTCCGCCAACTGGTCGATCAGGGGTGTAAAGAGGTCACGCTCCTCGGGCAAACGGTCAACAGCTACGTCTACGAGAGCGGCGACACGCGCACGCGCCTCTCGGACCTGATCGCGGGGATGCACGACGTCGCGGGGCTGGAGCGGATCAAGTTCGTGACCAACTACCCGAAGGACATGACCGACGACCTGCTCGACGCCGTCCGCGACCTGCCCAAGGTGGTGAAGTACCTGCACGTGCCGGTTCAGTCCGGGTGCGACGAGGTGCTGAAGCGCATGAAGCGCAGCTACACGGCCGCGTACTACATGGAGATGCTGGCGCGGTGCCGGGAACTGGTCCCCGGCGTGTCGGTCAGTTCGGACTTCATCGTGGGGTTCTGCGGCGAAACGGAGGAGAGCTTCCAGAAGTCGATGGAGCTGGTGCGCGAAGCCAGGTTCAAGAACTCGTTCATCTTCAAATATAGCGAGCGCGGCGGCACCAAGGCGGCGGAACGCTACCCCGACGACGTGCCCGAAGAGGTGAAGAAGCGCCGCAACAACGACCTGCTCGCGGTGCAGAACGAGAACAGCCGGCTCGACCACCGCGCCCAGGTCGGCCGGGTGGTCGAGGTGCTGGTGGAGGGGCCGAGCCGGCGCGAGCAGTCGAACCGCGAGCGCGGCGCGACGATGCAACTGACCGGGCGCAGCATGGCGGACCATATCGTCGTGTTCGACGGCACGGAACGCCTGATCGGCGAAACGGTGAAGGTGACCGTTACGGACGCCTCGCCGTTCACGCTGTACGGGGACGTGCAACTGGACGAAGTCGTGGGCACGACGGGCGCCGATCCCTCGCGCGCGAGCCGGGGCGTGCCGCCGGCGCGCCCGGACCGCTTCTCACTTCCGCTTGTGTGA
- the gnd gene encoding decarboxylating NADP(+)-dependent phosphogluconate dehydrogenase yields the protein MANATADIGLIGLAVMGENLVLNMESHGFTCAVYNRTTAKVDEFVNGRGAGKKFVGAHSLKDFVASIKRPRKIMMMVKAGKAVDDTIESVLPYLEAGDILIDGGNTHFPDTSRRMKSLKEKGIRFIGSGVSGGEEGALKGPSIMPGGEESAWPEVKPIFQAIAAKVKDTDGSEAACCDWVGPEGAGHFVKMVHNGIEYGDMQLICESYNLLKDLCGMAPAEMSQVFGKWNKGVLDSYLVEITTDILAFVDPETGKPMVDVILDTAGQKGTGKWTVDSATENGVPLTLIAEAVFSRCLSAQKAERVAAAPLLAGPTAQPVADKAQFVADVEMALYAAKIVSYAQGYALMAAQAKANGWTLNNGGIALMWRGGCIIRSAFLGKIKEAFDKNPSLVNLLVDPYFAGELGKAQAGWRRVVGAAAASGIPLPAISSALAYYDGYRTARLPANLLQAQRDYFGAHTYERLDKPRGEFFHTNWTGRGGTTTSKAYNV from the coding sequence ATGGCTAACGCCACCGCCGACATCGGGCTCATCGGGCTCGCCGTCATGGGCGAGAACCTGGTCCTCAACATGGAGTCGCACGGCTTCACGTGCGCCGTGTACAACCGCACCACCGCCAAGGTCGACGAGTTCGTCAACGGCCGCGGGGCGGGCAAGAAGTTCGTCGGCGCGCACTCCCTCAAAGACTTCGTCGCCAGCATCAAGCGGCCGCGCAAGATCATGATGATGGTGAAGGCCGGCAAGGCCGTGGACGACACCATCGAGAGCGTGCTCCCGTACCTGGAGGCCGGCGACATCCTGATCGACGGCGGGAACACCCACTTCCCGGACACCTCGCGGCGGATGAAGAGCCTCAAGGAGAAGGGCATCCGGTTCATCGGCTCGGGGGTGTCCGGCGGCGAGGAGGGCGCGCTCAAGGGGCCGAGCATCATGCCGGGCGGCGAGGAGTCCGCGTGGCCCGAGGTGAAGCCCATCTTCCAGGCCATCGCCGCGAAGGTGAAGGACACCGACGGCAGCGAGGCCGCGTGCTGCGACTGGGTCGGGCCGGAGGGGGCCGGGCACTTCGTGAAGATGGTGCACAACGGCATCGAGTACGGCGACATGCAGCTCATCTGCGAGTCGTACAACCTGCTCAAGGACCTGTGCGGGATGGCCCCCGCCGAGATGAGCCAGGTGTTCGGCAAGTGGAACAAGGGGGTGCTCGACAGCTACCTGGTCGAGATCACCACCGACATCCTCGCGTTCGTCGACCCCGAGACCGGCAAGCCGATGGTGGACGTGATCCTCGACACCGCCGGCCAGAAGGGCACCGGGAAGTGGACCGTGGACAGCGCCACCGAGAACGGCGTCCCGCTGACGCTGATCGCCGAGGCGGTGTTCAGCCGGTGCCTGTCGGCCCAGAAGGCCGAGCGCGTGGCCGCGGCGCCGCTGCTGGCCGGCCCGACCGCCCAGCCGGTGGCCGACAAGGCGCAGTTCGTCGCGGACGTGGAGATGGCGCTGTACGCCGCGAAGATCGTGAGCTACGCCCAGGGCTACGCGCTGATGGCCGCCCAGGCGAAGGCCAACGGGTGGACGCTGAACAACGGCGGCATCGCGCTCATGTGGCGCGGCGGGTGCATCATCCGCAGCGCGTTCCTCGGCAAGATCAAGGAAGCGTTCGACAAGAACCCGTCGCTGGTGAACCTGCTGGTGGACCCGTACTTCGCGGGCGAGCTGGGCAAGGCACAGGCCGGGTGGCGGCGGGTGGTCGGGGCGGCGGCGGCGAGCGGCATCCCGCTGCCGGCGATCTCCAGCGCGCTGGCGTACTACGACGGCTACCGCACGGCCCGGCTGCCGGCGAACCTGCTGCAAGCGCAGCGCGACTACTTCGGGGCGCACACCTACGAGCGCCTGGACAAGCCGCGCGGCGAGTTCTTCCACACCAACTGGACCGGCCGCGGCGGCACCACCACCAGCAAGGCCTACAACGTGTGA